One genomic segment of Eriocheir sinensis breed Jianghai 21 chromosome 66, ASM2467909v1, whole genome shotgun sequence includes these proteins:
- the LOC126987673 gene encoding opioid growth factor receptor-like, translating into GEARPQHPSGEARPQHPSGEAQPQHPSGEARPQHPSGEARPQHPLGEAQPQHPSGEARPQHPLGEAQPQHPSGEARPQHPSGEAQPQHPSGEAQPQHPSGEAQPQHPSGEAQPQHPSGEALLVDPVLVDPGNKPYF; encoded by the exons GGTGAGGCACGGCCACAGCATCCATCGGGTGAGGCACGGCCACAGCATCCATCGGGTGAGGCACAGCCACAGCATCCATCGGGTGAGGCACGGCCACAGCATCCATCGGGTGAGGCACGGCCACAGCATCCATTGGGTGAGGCACAGCCACAGCATCCATCGGGTGAGGCACGGCCACAGCATCCATTGGGTGAGGCACAGCCACAGCATCCATCGGGTGAGGCACGGCCACAGCATCCATCGGGTGAGGCACAGCCACAGCATCCATCGGGTGAGGCACAGCCACAGCATCCATCGGGTGAGGCACAGCCACAGCATCCATCGGGTGAGGCACAGCCACAGCATCCATCGGGGGAGGCACTTCTTGTTGATCCTGTTCTTGTTGACCCTGGAAATAAAC CGTATTTCTAA
- the LOC126987782 gene encoding succinate dehydrogenase assembly factor 2, mitochondrial-like, whose protein sequence is MALSLRCAQRLFSRTVAPRVTGHAFYRDKGDMHPAPPDIQEPTIPPYEEKVGEPLHLKRARLQYQSRKRGMLENGLILSTFAHRYLSSMTEQQLSLYDRLINLPSNDWEIYYWAIGVQPTPQEFDNEVMTMLKEFVKNSNKEDRTIQPNLH, encoded by the exons ATGGCGCTGTCCCTCCGCTGCGCCCAACGCCTCTTCAGCAGGACCGTGGCCCCGCGAGTGACG GGTCATGCATTCTACCGTGACAAGGGAGATATGCACCCCGCCCCCCCGGATATTCAGGAGCCCACCATCCCGCCCTACGAAGAGAAGGTTGGGGAGCCACTGCACCTGAAGAGGGCCAG GCTGCAGTACCAGTCCAGGAAGCGAGGAATGCTGGAGAACGGCCTCATCCTGAGCACCTTTGCCCACCGATACCTTTCCTCCATGACTGAGCAACAACTGTCTCTCTACGACCGCCTCATTAACCTGCCCTCCAACGACTGGGAAATCTACTACTGGGCCATAG GTGTGCAGCCGACCCCACAAGAGTTTGACAACGAGGTGATGACGATGCTGAAGGAGTTTGTCAAGAACTCCAACAAGGAAGACCGAACAATCCAGCCAAACCTCCACTAG
- the LOC126987785 gene encoding LOW QUALITY PROTEIN: integrator complex subunit 2-like (The sequence of the model RefSeq protein was modified relative to this genomic sequence to represent the inferred CDS: inserted 1 base in 1 codon): MPAAAPVSPRVFRAIEKSDIHTLACCREEDIRAVLPCLVRMSLIAPLDHSAECIAGRKVTLRILSGIEVVNSLVALLSIDFPALEMDVKKEQQLRQKLGGGNQNESVLVQNLANGLALEFECSDPTRRLRLLLSELLLVMAQIREPRQDFYHKASELFDNPCYLEEVSDVLCIALAELPALLPPAEVAEALLHVTNGPVLIARMVANQPDCFREVVTGLVMNGDKQDEDIPGGLVRLQSVRTLCQMNPSQALNVRTLCVEQCRMPGLAIYLTLDAGKVANTGGLGGSSVCGGSEGGDVVSYVTGLLLSPNQPQRSWFAQFVKSGQRRKYDQPPSALVALRTDLSERLRNLLLFNSNDTLPDSQVIHATALLRLYCALKSLANLKFSEDTEIMYLLQXCRPPPSSAGVRFVSTGLCMLIACPSLISSQDNERRASEWIKWLVKEEAYFAGASGVSSSFGAMLLLMAIHFHVQQLSAIIELVSAALGMKVITRASSLGRIKYIFTHDVFTEQVVTAHAVKVPVTSGLNANIPGFLPVHCVYHQLKSRMFTKHKVPIKDWIYNQICACSTPLHPVMPQLIDVYVNSIILSASKGGVSDHFNEPISEEEIMAVFSQSIFTEKSPGRSQNMKHSGSRFRGAFRGTQLRRLRGNAAVAPKKPNNSTIKASHLPSQATSSANSISGSTPVASVMTSQLLLLYYLLLYEDVRLSNSHQLLSCARRIHIYSPHLFAQLPIRYLLSHAQKEQRLYAGLYSPLVKLLVSHYPQLCLVEDWLYQTPSANSRLGILPPPLPLDHFSVSKAIEDAAHNPGQVLVLLDRLLRMPPHQLWPLASPLVASIKCLLQPGIPRKVLDTYKQVWMRLNSLFPRRLWAMTVEGLLPIEVHGKFRRALSEDDIILDPLYVLRCDDQVYRCAPLLHLVMYMLQVYLLSSRTFLSQQMQNKPATAIAHCLGTSANAGTTTSPQTIEEEREKLRGALVLTQESAAVQILLEACLMKEHEKDGAGALMLQEVRSIVCSYIHQAFLKDTTLAKLVHFQGYPGELLGAVVRGVPSMHIAIGLNWIPELLQLPDLEKQLFAIELTSHLALQNAMPSTLSISRLGINTLATLLSVLSKNKRLTIIKESLPSLVAIGRAFPALTDDLLHLMVMYGRVASAQSSLLSAPAPKSLIFQNGDMEERDLDGIEKMDYEAGPPEEMVRAVPQEDSLYAQVIFTFRKLVKESTMSHNLY; this comes from the exons GCAGAAGCTTGGAGGTGGAAATCAAAATGAGAGTGTGTTGGTGCAAAACTTGGCCAACGGCTTGGCTCTGGAGTTTGAGTGTTCAGACCCCAcacgccgcctccgcctcctcctctctgagCTGCTGCTGGTGATGGCGCAG ATCCGGGAGCCACGTCAAGACTTTTATCACAAAGCTTCAGAGCTTTTTGACAACCCGTGTTACCTGGAAGAGGTGAGCGATGTTCTTTGCATTGCCCTGGCCGAGCTGCCAGCACTACTGCCACCAGCAGAGGTGGCAGAGGCACTGCTGCACGTCACCAACGGGCCAGTGCTCATTGCGCGCATGGTGGCCAACCAGCCAGACTGCTTCAGAGAGG TTGTGACAGGCCTGGTGATGAATGGAGACAAGCAGGATGAAGACATTCCTGGTGGTCTGGTGAGACTCCAGTCTGTGCGCACACTATGCCAGATGAACCCCAGCCAAGCCCTCAACGTGCGGACACTCTGT GTGGAGCAGTGCCGAATGCCTGGGCTAGCAATCTATCTCACACTGGATGCTGGCAAGGTGGCCAATACTGGAGGGTTGGGTGGCagcagtgtgtgtggggggagtgagggaggggacgTGGTGAGCTACGTGACAGGTCTTCTGCTGTCACCCAACCAGCCACAGCGCTCATGGTTTGCACAGTTTGTCAAGAGTGGCCAGAGG AGAAAATACGACCAGCCTCCGTCAGCACTGGTGGCTCTACGCACAGACCTGAGTGAGCGTTTGAGGAACCTGCTGCTCTTCAACAGCAACGACACCCTGCCAGACTCCCAGGTGATCCACGCCACTGCACTGCTTAGGCTCTACTGTGCCCTCAAGAGTCTGGCAAACCTCAA GTTCAGCGAGGACACAGAGATCATGTACCTGCTGC CTTGTCGACCTCCCCCGTCTTCCGCGGGTGTGAGGTTTGTCAGCACGGGCCTCTGCATGCTCATTGCCTGCCCGTCGCTCATCTCCTCTCAGGATAATGAACGGAGAGCCTCGGAGTGGATCAAATGGCTCGTTAAGGAGGAGGCATATTTCGCAGG GGCCAGCGGGGTGTCATCCTCGTTTGGAGCCATGTTATTGCTCATGGCCATACACTTCCATGTCCAGCAGCTCAGTGCCATCATTGAGTTGGTCAGCGCCGCTCTGGGCATGAAGGTCATTACCCGTGCCTCCAGCCTGGGCCGCATCAAATATATCTTCACCCACGATGTCTTCACAGAGCAG GTGGTGACGGCACATGCTGTGAAAGTGCCAGTCACGTCAGGCCTGAATGCCAACATCCCAGGCTTTCTCCCAGTCCACTGTGTGTACCACCAGCTCAAGAGTCGCATGTTCACCAAGCACAAGGTCCCCATCAAAGACTGGATCTACAA TCAGATCTGTGCCTGCTCCACGCCGCTGCACCCAGTGATGCCACAGCTGATTGATGTGTACGTCAACTCCATCATCTTGAGTGCCAGCAAAGGGGGGGTGTCAGACCACTTCAATGAGCCCATATCAGAGGAAGAGATCATGGCTGTTTTTTCTCAGTCCATATTTACTGAGAAGAGTCCAGGAAGAAGTCAAAatatg AAACATTCTGGGTCAAGATTTAGGGGAGCATTCAGAGGCACCCAGCTGAGAAGGTTGCGGGGGAACGCTGCTGTTGCCCCAAAGAAGCCTAACAATTCCACCATCAAGGCCTCTCACTTGCCCTCACAAGCCACCTCATCTGCCAATAG TATTAGTGGCAGCACACCCGTTGCCTCCGTCATGACCTCACAGCTGCTGCTGCTTTACTACCTGCTGCTGTACGAGGACGTGCGGCTCAGCAACAGTCACCAGCTGCTGTCCTGTGCCCGCAGGATCCACATCTACTCCCCTCACCTCTTTGCTCAGCTGCCCATCAGATACCTGCTCTCACATGCACAGAAAGAACAGAGGCTCTATGCAG GCTTGTATTCTCCCCTGGTGAAGCTGTTGGTCAGCCACTACCCCCAGCTGTGTCTGGTGGAGGACTGGCTTTACCAGACGCCTTCAGCCAACTCTAGACTTGGCATTCTTCCACCACCGCTGCCCCTTGACCATTTCTCAGTATCTAAAG CTATTGAGGATGCTGCCCACAACCCTGGCCAAGTCCTGGTGCTGCTGGATCGCCTGCTAAGAATGCCGCCTCACCAACTCTGGCCCCTGGCTAGTCCTCTTGTAGCCTCCATCAAGTGCCTCCTGCAGCCTGGCATCCCACGCAAGGTTCTTG ACACCTATAAACAAGTGTGGATGCGACTCAACTCCCTGTTCCCCCGGCGGTTGTGGGCCATGACTGTGGAGGGATTGTTGCCCATAGAGGTCCACGGAAAGTTTCGGCGAGCACTCTCCGAAGATGACATCATTTTGGATCCCCTGTATGTCCTGCGCTGTGATGATCAAGTCTACAG GTGTGCTCCTCTGCTGCACCTGGTGATGTACATGCTGCAAGTGTACCTGCTGTCCTCACGTACCTTCCTATCGCAGCAAATGCAAAATAAACCTGCAACAGCAATTGCCCACTGCCTGGGAACCAGTGCCAACGCtggcaccaccacctcccctcagACCatcgaggaggagagggagaagttgAGAGGGGCGCTGGTGCTCACCCAGGAGAGTGCTGCAGTACAAATCTTGCTTGAGGCCTGCTTGATGAAGGAGCATGAGAAG GATGGCGCTGGAGCCCTAATGCTGCAGGAGGTACGAAGCATTGTGTGCTCCTACATCCATCAGGCCTTCCTCAAGGACACAACATTGGCCAAGCTGGTGCATTTCCAG GGTTACCCAGGAGAACTACTTGGGGCCGTGGTGAGGGGTGTTCCATCAATGCATATTGCCATTGGCCTCAACTGGATTCCTGAGCTTCTTCAGCTTCCTGATTTAGAAAAACAGCTGTTTGCCATTGAACTAACTTCCCACCTTGCTCTGCAAAATGCCATGCCTTCCACCCTTAGTATATCAAGGCTTGGAATAAACACCCTGGCCACGTTGCTGTCAG TATTAAGTAAAAACAAGCGGCTGACAATCATCAAGGAGTCTCTGCCCTCGCTGGTGGCCATTGGACGGGCCTTCCCTGCCCTCACCGACGACCTGCTGCACCTCATGGTCATGTACGGCCGTGTGGCGTCAGCACAGTCCAGTCTGCTCTCAGCACCAGCCCCTAAGTCTCTCA TATTCCAAAATGGGGACATGGAGGAACGCGACCTTGATGGAATAGAGAAGATGGACTACGAGGCAGGTCCTCCCGAGGAGATGGTGCGTGCAGTGCCGCAGGAAGACTCTCTATACGCTCAGGTCATCTTCACCTTCAGGAAGCTTGTTAAGGAGAGTACAATGTCTCACAACCTCTACTAG